GTTGAAATTTGGTCTGACATTGCCTGCCCCTGGTGCTACATCGGAAAGCGCCGCTTCGAAACAGCTCTCGCGGGGTTTGAGCACCGCGGCGATGTGGAGGTGTCCTGGCGCAGCTACCAGCTGGACCCGTCGCTGCCCGAGCACAACGACGGTACCGAGGTGCAGTACCTGAGCGAGCGCAAGGGCATTGATCCGACGCAGCTGGCCGGGATGCTGGAGCAGGTCACGGCACAGGCTGCGGGAGTGGGCCTGAACTATGACTTCGATTCCCTGGTGGTGGCCAACAGTTTTTCGGCGCACCGGCTGATCCACCTGGCCCGCACCGAAGCGGGAACGGCTGCGGCCGACGGCGTCAAGGAAGCGCTGCTGTCGGCCCACTTTGAGCAGGGCCGCGACATTGGCAGCGCTGAGGTCCTCGCCGAAATCGGCGCCCGTGCTGGACTGGATCCGGAGCGGGTGCGGACCATGCTGGCCGAGGGCGAGTTCACCGATGAAGTCAACGCGGACATCGCCGAAGCCCAGCAGCTGGGCGTCAGCGGTGTGCCGTTCTTCGTGATCGACCGCAAATACGGAATCTCCGGCGCGCAGCCGCCGGAACTGTTCACCCAGGCCCTGGAAACTGCGTGGGAGGAATCGCGTCCCCTGCAGATGGTGACGCCTCCGGCCGCAGGATCCGCGGACGGACCCGCCTGCGGCCCGGACGGCTGCTAGCAACGGCTCCGAACCCGGGCGGGCCGGACCTACCCGGCCGCCGCCGCCAGTTCCCGCTCGCTCCATACCCCCGGGCGGGCCGGACCTACCCGGCCGCTGCCGCCAGTTCCCGCTCCATACCCTCGGGCGACAGCAGGTGCTCGGTCACCATCAGGCTCGCGCCCAACAGCGCGGCGCCGTCTCCGGCAGCGGATGCAACAACCTGCAGGCTGGACGTCGCCAGTGGCAGCGACCGTGAGTAAATCACTTCCTTGACGCCGGCGAGCAACTGCTCGCCGGCGGCCGCCATGCCGCCGCCAATAACGATCACCGAGGGATTGAGCAGGTTCACGCAGGTGGCCAGCACATCCCCCACATCACGTCCGGCCTGCCGCAGCGCGCGGATGGCCTGCAGCTCCCCGTGTCTGGCCAGCGCCAGGACATCGTCGCCGGTCTGTGCCGCGAGACCGGCCTCCGCCAGGGCCAGGGCCAGGGCCGGCCCCGAAGCGATCGCTTCCAAACAGCCGGTATTACCGCATCGGCACACTACGCCGTCGCCCCGCGGCACCCGCACGTGCCCCAGATCTCCCGCCGTTCCGCTGGCTCCGCGCTGCAGCTGCCCGCTGCTGATCAGGCCGGCGCCAATGCCGGTGGCCACCTTGATGAACAGCACATCATCGTGGCCGGGCCAGTACGCCGCGCGCTCTCCCAGCGCCATGATGTTGACGTCGTTGTCCACCAGAACCGGCACCCCAAGGCTGCGCTGGATGTAGCCGACCACGTCGAACCCGTCCCAGCCGGGCATGATCGGCGGCTTCACCGGACGTCCGCTGGAATGTTCCACGGGTCCGGGCAACCCGATGCCAATGCCGGCAAGATCCGATTCCGGCCGGCCGGCAACGGTGAGCATCTCCCGTCCCGCCGCAACCACCCAGTCCAGAATGGCTTCGGGACCCGAGGACACCGGCATGGCCGTTGCGGACCGGAAAAACTCGGTGCCCACCAGGTTCGTTCCCGCCGCCCGGATATGGGTGGCGCCCACATCCACGGCAAGGACCATTTTCGCGTCGGGATTGAAGGCAAAACGCGACGGCGGCCGGCCGCCGGAGGACACCGCATCCCCGGCCGGCCCCACCAGTCCGGTGGCCAGCAGCGCGTCGATCCGCGCAGCCACGGTTGATCGGGCAAGCCCCGTAACGGACACCAATTCCGCCCGCGTCCGGGCCCGCCCGTCCCGCAGAAGCTGGAACATCTCCCCCGCCGGATAGCCTGCCGGCGGAGCCGCAGCAGCTCCTGTTCCGCTGCTGCCGGCGGCGGCCAGGGCCTGCGAATGTGTCATTACTAACCAATAGCACGGCCACTTAGGAAAGTCATCCGGACAGAAGTTCGGTTTGAGAACCGACTTTTGCTTGACTGTTGGCAAAAGTCTCCCTAGGTTGAAGGTGTCGTGCATCACACACGCAACCGTCCGGCTGGGTCCCGTCCGGCACCTGTTGCCGCGGAGGAGCCTTTCCACGAGCATGTTATCCACCAGATCCGGCCAGCACTTCCGAGGAGCGCAAAGTGAGACTTTCCCTTCAGCTGTACACCGTCCGTCGAGAGTTGGAGGCGGACCTGCCCGGAACGCTCAAGGCGCTTGCCGGTGTCGGCTTTGACCAGGTGGAACCGTACAACTTCCAGGAGAACCCCGAGGAGCTCGCCTCCGCCCTGCGGGACAACGGACTGAGCGCACCCTCCGGCCACGCCCCGCTGCTCCGCAGCGGCCAGGACCAGGACCAGATCTTCTCCGCCGCGAAGACGCTGGGAATCGGCACCGTCATTGACCCGCATGTGCCCGAGGACCGGTGGAAAACCGAGGATGACATCGCCGCCACTGCAGCAGCCCTCAACGACGCAGCCGCCAAGGGCGCTGCCTACGGAGTGCGGGTGGGATACCACAACCACTGGTGGGAACTGGAGACCCTTCCGGACGGCCGCACCGGGCTGGAGGTCCTGGCCTCACACCTGAATCCGGAAGTCATCCTGGAAGTGGACACGTACTGGGCCGCAGTGGGCGGGCAGGATGCGGCGGCGCTGCTGGGCCGCCTCGGTGACCGGGTCCGGTTCATCCACATCAAGGACGGTCCGGTGACCTCCGACCCCGCAGCCCAGCTGCCGGTCGGCGACGGCGTGATGCCCGTTTGGGACGTTATTGCCGCAGCAGCGGCGCTGGAGACCGGCGTCGTCGAACTCGACGACTATGCCGGGAACATGATGGACGCCGTTTCGGCGAGCTTTGAGTACCTCACCGCGGGAAGGCCGGAAGCATGAGCAAGCAGGGACCTGTCGGCGTCGGGATCATCGGCGCCGGCGTCATCAGCAAGGAATACCTCACGAACCTCACGTCTTTTCCGGATGTGAAGGTGCACATTGTGGCGGATCTTTTTGAGGAAGTGGCCGCCGCGCGCGCAGCCGAGTTCGGCATCAGCGAATCCGGCGGCGTTGACGCGGCCCTGAACCACCCCGACGTCGAGATCATCGTCAACCTCACCATCCCGGCGGCACACGTGGAAGTCGCCACCGCCGCGGTCAACGCAGGCAAGCATGTATGGAGCGAAAAACCGTTCTCCCTGGACCGCGAATCCGGGCTCGGCCTGCTCAAGACGGCGGCCGCCGCGGGGATACGCCTGGGCTGCGCCCCGGACACGTTCCTGGGTTCGGGCCTGCAGACCGCGCGGCGCATGATCGAAAACGGCGACATCGGCACCCCGCTGACCGCCCTCACGCTGATGCAGTCCCCCGGGCCCGAATCATGGCACCCGAACCCCGCCTTCCTCTTCCAGGAAGGTGCCGGTCCCCTCTTCGACATTGGCCCGTATTACCTGACGGCCCTGGTGCAGACCTTCGGTTCCATCCGCAAGGTCGGGGCTTTCGGGTCCCGAGCGAAGGAACTTCGCACCATCGGTTCCGGTCCGCGCGCCGGCGAGGAGTTCGCCGTCACCGTACCCACCCACGTCAGCGCCATTGCGCAGTTTGAGGGCGGTGCGTCCTCGCAAAGCATCTTCAGCTTTGAGTCGCCTTATCCGCGGCCGGGGTTCGTCGAGATCACGGGCAGCGAGGCCACCATCGCGTTCCCGGATCCCAACATGTTCGACGGCGACATCCGGATCTGTGCCACGGGCTCAACCGACTGGACCACCATACCGACGCCGTCGGTGCCCGGCACGCGCGGCACCGGTGTGCTGGAGATGGCACGGGCCATCCGTGAAGAGCGTCCGCACCGGGCGCAGGGCGAGCTGGCGTACCACGTGCTGGATGCGATGGCTTCAATCTCGGAGTCCATGGAGACCGGCAACTTCGTGACGGTGGACAGCTCCGCCGCGCGCGTGCCGGCCCTGCCCGAGGACTGGGATCCGACCGCCCTGACGCTCGCCTGATCCGCTCCTGCCACCCGGCCCTCAGACCAGACCAGCTCACCCACCAGCTCAAGGGACGTTCCCCATGCCTCTACCATCCTCCGACCGCCCCCTGGGGGTCGCCGTCATCGGTTATGCCTTCATGGGCAAGGCCCACTCTCAGGCATGGCGTAATGCACGGGCGTTTTTTGATACCCCCGCCTACGAACAGAAGCTGCTGGTCGGCCGGGACGCGGAACAGGCTGCGGCGGCAGCGGAACGGTACGGCTGGCAGGAATCCACCACTGAGTGGCGGGACGTGCTCACCCGGGATGACATCGACGTCGTCGACATCTGCTCCCCCGGCTACCTGCATGCCGAAATGGCGGTCGCGGCCCTGGACGCCGGCAAGCATGTGCTGGTGGAGAAGCCGCTGGCCAACACCGTGGCCGAGGCCGAAGCCATGGCCGATGCCGCGCGCCGAGCCGGAGCCCGGGGCATCCGGTCCATGGTGGGCTTCAACTACCGGCGCGTTCCGGCACTGGCGCTGGCCCGGGACCTCATCGCCGAAGGCCGCCTCGGCACCATCCGGTCCGTCCGCAGCGCGTATCTGCAGGATTGGCTTGCCGACCCGGGGGCGCCCATGACCTGGCGCCTGGACAAGGAAACCGCCGGATCCGGCGCCCTCGGGGACATCGCGTCCCACTTGGTGGACCAGATCCATTTCCTGCTCCAGGACCGCGTCACGGGAGTCAACGGACGGCTGCACACCTACATCAGTGAGCGGCCCGCAGCTGAGGCGGCGGGGGCGACGGGCGGACTTGCGGCGGCAAGTGTTGCTGAACCCGCCGGGGAACCGGC
This genomic interval from Arthrobacter citreus contains the following:
- a CDS encoding Gfo/Idh/MocA family oxidoreductase; this translates as MPLPSSDRPLGVAVIGYAFMGKAHSQAWRNARAFFDTPAYEQKLLVGRDAEQAAAAAERYGWQESTTEWRDVLTRDDIDVVDICSPGYLHAEMAVAALDAGKHVLVEKPLANTVAEAEAMADAARRAGARGIRSMVGFNYRRVPALALARDLIAEGRLGTIRSVRSAYLQDWLADPGAPMTWRLDKETAGSGALGDIASHLVDQIHFLLQDRVTGVNGRLHTYISERPAAEAAGATGGLAAASVAEPAGEPAPMRRVTVDDAAWATLDLAGGAVASLEVSRVALGRKNSLQIEVFGDLGSLAFDLENLNELQFFDGSSPVSRQGFTRILATEPEHPYVSSWWPQGHVLGWEHSFVHEIADFLGCVRDGLAPSPSFADGLAVQRVLAAVEQSAAAKNILIPVDA
- a CDS encoding sugar phosphate isomerase/epimerase, which codes for MRLSLQLYTVRRELEADLPGTLKALAGVGFDQVEPYNFQENPEELASALRDNGLSAPSGHAPLLRSGQDQDQIFSAAKTLGIGTVIDPHVPEDRWKTEDDIAATAAALNDAAAKGAAYGVRVGYHNHWWELETLPDGRTGLEVLASHLNPEVILEVDTYWAAVGGQDAAALLGRLGDRVRFIHIKDGPVTSDPAAQLPVGDGVMPVWDVIAAAAALETGVVELDDYAGNMMDAVSASFEYLTAGRPEA
- a CDS encoding ROK family protein, with protein sequence MTHSQALAAAGSSGTGAAAAPPAGYPAGEMFQLLRDGRARTRAELVSVTGLARSTVAARIDALLATGLVGPAGDAVSSGGRPPSRFAFNPDAKMVLAVDVGATHIRAAGTNLVGTEFFRSATAMPVSSGPEAILDWVVAAGREMLTVAGRPESDLAGIGIGLPGPVEHSSGRPVKPPIMPGWDGFDVVGYIQRSLGVPVLVDNDVNIMALGERAAYWPGHDDVLFIKVATGIGAGLISSGQLQRGASGTAGDLGHVRVPRGDGVVCRCGNTGCLEAIASGPALALALAEAGLAAQTGDDVLALARHGELQAIRALRQAGRDVGDVLATCVNLLNPSVIVIGGGMAAAGEQLLAGVKEVIYSRSLPLATSSLQVVASAAGDGAALLGASLMVTEHLLSPEGMERELAAAAG
- a CDS encoding Gfo/Idh/MocA family oxidoreductase, yielding MSKQGPVGVGIIGAGVISKEYLTNLTSFPDVKVHIVADLFEEVAAARAAEFGISESGGVDAALNHPDVEIIVNLTIPAAHVEVATAAVNAGKHVWSEKPFSLDRESGLGLLKTAAAAGIRLGCAPDTFLGSGLQTARRMIENGDIGTPLTALTLMQSPGPESWHPNPAFLFQEGAGPLFDIGPYYLTALVQTFGSIRKVGAFGSRAKELRTIGSGPRAGEEFAVTVPTHVSAIAQFEGGASSQSIFSFESPYPRPGFVEITGSEATIAFPDPNMFDGDIRICATGSTDWTTIPTPSVPGTRGTGVLEMARAIREERPHRAQGELAYHVLDAMASISESMETGNFVTVDSSAARVPALPEDWDPTALTLA
- a CDS encoding DsbA family oxidoreductase, encoding MKVEIWSDIACPWCYIGKRRFETALAGFEHRGDVEVSWRSYQLDPSLPEHNDGTEVQYLSERKGIDPTQLAGMLEQVTAQAAGVGLNYDFDSLVVANSFSAHRLIHLARTEAGTAAADGVKEALLSAHFEQGRDIGSAEVLAEIGARAGLDPERVRTMLAEGEFTDEVNADIAEAQQLGVSGVPFFVIDRKYGISGAQPPELFTQALETAWEESRPLQMVTPPAAGSADGPACGPDGC